Proteins from a single region of Trichoderma asperellum chromosome 3, complete sequence:
- a CDS encoding uncharacterized protein (antiSMASH:Cluster_3.1~SECRETED:SignalP(1-20)~CAZy:GH51), giving the protein MLYKASGLLALLGLASIAHAVTLTVSTAQGNANSPILYGLLYEDVYHSGDGGLYSELIQNRAFQGTSVFNNQGPYQTLQYWHTRGSDTLTLDNEAPLLSSALPWQMRVDVAKGTTGATGFWNEGYAGMNITTATRYAASFYLRGNYNGEILAAFWSNTTNSMLGSTTFQVDQTEANGWVPYAQTFTTQFSAPDQKNTFHLTFDGASTTGQSLRFQMISVFQQTFKNSNNGLRMDLAEALVELGGKFLRLPGGNNLEGIASPYRWKWNETIGPIINRPGRPGTWGYVNTDGLGLLEMMQWCIDMNLEPILAIWGGLYLDGEIISEADLGPYVDDVLNELEFLLGPSTSPWGSVRASLGYPNPFTINYIEIGNEDFLNGGIPSYVGYRFNAFHDAIKNVYPNMKIISSIWSGYFTNPSMPAGVIQDLHDYLSVDDMVSKFGGYDHAPRNQPVLVGEYAAIYDADHVNPNQLDNPTLQSATSEAIYFLGLERNSDVIVGICHGALIKSLHDEPDNVAMIKHTPNALVRSMSYYVSKLFFTNVGTETAAVSGNVGYGPLYWSATKNNAGTYFVKIVNYDGAASTPITVIIPGKTGVATLKTVTAPDKYSTNALGNTQSVWTETQVTGSGGQYSFMLTGNYVNAVLVV; this is encoded by the exons ATGCTCTACAAAGCGTCTGGACTATTGGCCTTGCTGGGACTTGCATCCATAGCCCACGCTGTAACCCTTACCGTATCCACTGCGCAAGGCAATGCAAATAGTCCTATCTTGTACGGCCTTCTCTATGAG GATGTCTATCACTCTGGCGATGGGGGTCTGTACTCAGAACTGATACAGAATCGCGCCTTTCAAGGCACTTCTGTATTCAATAACCAGGGCCCGTATCAGACTCTTCAGTATTGGCACACAAGAGGGTCTGATACTCTAACTCTCGACAATGAAGCACCATTGTTAAGTAGCGCTCTTCCTTGGCAGATGCGCGTGGATGTCGCCAAGGGGACAACTGGCGCAACCGGTTTTTGGAACGAGGGATATGCAGGCATGAATATAACAACCGCCACACGCTATGCTGCTAGTTTCTACCTCCGTGGCAACTACAACGGAGAAATATTGGCCGCTTTCTGGAGCAATACGACGAACTCCATGCTTGGTAGCACTACCTTTCAAGTTGACCAAACAGAGGCCAATGGCTGGGTGCCTTATGCACAAACCTTTACCACGCAATTTTCCGCACCCGATCAGAAAAATACCTTCCACCTTACTTTCGATGGTGCTAGCACGACGGGCCAAAGCCTGCGTTTCCAAATGATTAGCGTATTTCAGCAGACGTTCAAGAATTCCAACAACGGACTCCGGATGGACCTTGCCGAAGCCCTCGTTGAACTAGGTGGTAAATTTCTCCGCCTCCCAGGGGGGAACAACCTCGAAGGAATTGCTTCTCCGTATAGATGGAAGTGGAACGAAACCATTGGTCCAATTATCAACCGCCCTGGACGTCCGGGAACATGGGGCTACGTCAATACCGACGGCCTCGGACTTTTAGAAATGATGCAG TGGTGCATTGACATGAATCTCGAACCAATATTAGCTATTTGGGGCGGGCTGTATCTTGATGGAGAGATCATCTCCGAAGCAGATTTAGGACCATATGTCGACGATGTTCTCAACGAGCTAGAGTTTCTATTA gGTCCATCAACGTCACCTTGGGGCAGCGTTAGAGCTTCGTTGGGTTACCCAAATCCTTTTACAATCAACTACATCGAAATTGGCAACGAAGATTTCCTCAACGGCGGTATTCCTAGCTATGTCG GCTATCGCTTCAATGCTTTCCACGACGCTATCAAAAACGTGTACCCAAATATGAAGATTATTTCGTCCATCTGGTCCGGATATTTTACTAACCCCTCAATGCCTGCCGGCGTCATTCAGGATCTCCATGATTACCTCTCGGTAGATGATATGGTTAGCAAGTTTGGGGGCTACGACCATGCCCCTCGCAACCAGCCTGTCCTGGTGGGTGAGTACGCGGCCATCTATGACGCCGATCACGTTAACCCAAACCAGCTGGACAACCCAACATTGCAATCGGCAACATCCGAGgctatttattttctaggcTTGGAGAGGAATTCGGATGTCATTGTTGGAATTTGCCATGGCGCACTAATCAAGAGTCTGCACGACGAGCCAGACAACGTCGCCATGATAAAACACACTCCTAACGCTCTTGTCCGATCCATGAGTTACTACGTATCTAAACTCTTCTTCACCAACGTTGGCACAGAGACTGCCGCAGTCTCTGGGAATGTGGGATATGGGCCTCTATACTGGTCTGCGACGAAGAATAATGCGGGAACGTACTTCGTTAAGATTGTCAACTATGATGGTGCAGCTTCTACACCAATCACAGTGATAATTCCCGGGAAGACGGGCGTCGCAACTTTGAAAACTGTAACTGCTCCAGATAAATACAGCACCAATGCTCTTGGAAACACACAGAGTGTCTGGACCGAGACGCAGGTAACAGGATCTGGGGGACAATATTCGTTTATGTTGACAGGAAACTATGTCAACGCTGTCCTAGTTGTATAA